The following DNA comes from Acidobacteriota bacterium.
TGTTATCATCGAACGCGGGCAGGAGACCGGCATTATTGTTGACTGCCCTACCGCAGCGGCGTATCGTTTCGCGTGCAGAAACTCCTCGACGTTTTCAGGCTCATGCGCCTGGCCAACTGTCTTCTCGCTATGGTCGGCGTGGCCATCGGTGCCCGCATGGCCTGGCTGACGCCCGCCTATTACGGCCCGTTCGTAGCCGCCCTGGCCGCCTTCTTCGTCTGCGCCGGAGGCAACGTCGTGAACGACATAGTCGACGTCGACGTCGACCGCGTCAATCATCCTGACCGTGTTCTCGTTCGCGGGCGTCTCTCCGTGTCGTTTGCGCTCTGGATGTCGGTGGTACTGAACGTGCTGGCCCTGATATGCGCTATTGCGGTCAACTGGGTCGTGACGTTTGCCGTCGCCGGCGGCATCGGGCTGCTGGTCGTGTACAATCTCCGGCTGAAGAAAATCATGCTGGTGGGCAATCTGGTTGTCGCCCTCCTTGCCGGGCTGACCTTCATGACCGGAGGCTGGGCGGCTGATGCGGTTCTGACGATGGCGCTCCCGGGACCGCTCATTCCCGCCGTATACGCTCTTTGTTTCCATCTCGTCCGCGAGATTCTCAAGGACGTTCAGGATATCGAAGGAGACCGCCGCGCCGGGTACACGAGCCTGCCGATTCGAATCGGCACCTCGCCCTCGCTCATGATCGCACTGCTCGTATTTGCGGTCCTGCTCGTCCTTACCCTCATACCGGTGTGGATGCGATGGTTCGGCAGGACCTATGAGATAATCGCGGTGTATGTCACAGGGCTTCCGCTTCTGGCCCTGCTGATTTTCGTCTGGGGCAGTCCCCGGCCCTCGATGCTGCGGGTCGGGTCGGCGGCTCTGAAGGTGGGCATGGTTCTCGGGCTGGTCGCCCTTGCTGCCGCATAGGATCGGCTGAAACCAAAACCGCCGCGGACGGTATAATCTTTCGTTAAGCGGGTAGTAAATGGTCGACGTAACTAAAAACTTGACAGCGGCTTACGGGGTCCTTACTTGGTCGGGCCGTTGGTTCACTGGCATTGCGTAACTCACGGATCTCTGGAAACCGGTATGCTCTACAGATTGTTGTGCGCGCTCCTGCTCGTTCTGCCGGTCCCGGCCGCCATGTCGGCCGGTATCAGCATCTCACAGTCCATAGATAAGACCGAAACAGCCTTTGAGGACGTGGTGCATCTCGAGATCCGGCTTTCATGGCCCGGACCACAATCGGCGTACCTGTTCGACCAGCCCCTGAATCCGGTGTTTGACGGGTTCAAAGTTACGGAATTCTCGTCGTCCGTGTCCTCGACCGGCTCAGGCGAGAATGAGATCACGGCCAAGACGCTTCGTTTTACGCTCGCGCCGCGCTCATCCGGTATGGCGTCGATTCAGCCGCTGACCGTCAGCTACGTCTCATGGCCTGACAGCATTCCCGGGGAACTGGTTACCGAAGCCATGGTTGTAACTATCGCCGAACGCAGGCCGACGGCCCGCTCGGAATCGGGAGATTTCTTTACGCTTCCCCGTGTGCTCGGCGGTCTCGGCGTTATGATTGTTGCGGCGCTCGTGGTGGCGGTGGTGGTTCGGCGACGTAAACCGCCCGTGATCGTGAAGTCGGCCCGTGAGGTGTTCCTCGAGAATCTCTCCCGGCTCAGGGCCGAATGTGGAAATGACCTGAAAAAGCTGCAGACCGGCGTGTATAAACACCTGACGGACTACCTGGCCGGCGAATACCAACTGGACCTGGCCAACAGGACGGCTGACGAAGTGGCGGCAGCACTTGAGGATACCAACGTGTCACAGGCTCACCGCGAGAAAATCGTGGGCTGGTTGACCCGGGCGGAAAAAGAGAAATACAGTCCGGTTACCGGTGCGCCGGGTGAGACTGTGCGGCTCGAGGCCGAACTGCGCGAATTCTTTGAAAAAATGTAATCCTTGTAGAATTTCGGAGGACCGATGAGCATTGATATCCAGGAAATCCAGGCGAAAGTCGAGAAAGAGTCTTTCTTCGTTGAACGGCTGACCGCGCAGATCGGCGCGGTGATTGTCGGACAACGGTATCTCGTGGAACGCCTGCTGATTGGCATTCTGGCTGATGGTCACATACTTATTGAAGGTGTTCCCGGGCTGGCCAAGACGCTTTCGGTAAAGACGCTGTCGGATGCCATTCAGGCCAAATTCCAGCGGCTGCAGTTCACACCTGATCTTCTGCCCGCGGACCTGATCGGCACCATGATATACAACCCGCAGAAGGCGGAGTTTTTTGTAAAGAAAGGGCCGATCTTTGCCAACATTATCCTGGCTGACGAAATAAACCGTGCCCCTGCCAAGGTGCAGTCGGCCCTGCTGGAGGCGATGCAGGAACGCCAGGTCACTATCGGGGAGACTACATTCAAGCTTGATCAGCCGTTCCTGGTCATGGCCACTCAGAACCCCATCGAGCAGGAGGGCACCTACCCGCTGCCGGAGGCCCAGGTGGATCGATTCATGCTTAAGCTCAAGATCACCTACCCAAACCCGGGCGAGGAGCGGGAGATCATGGATCGCAACACCGGCCTTGGGACCGTCGCCGTGGATAAGGTTGTCAAGCCGGAGGATATTATGAAGGCCCGCGAGGTGGTCCGGTCGATCTACGTCGACGAAAAGGTCAAGGACTATATCGTCAATCTCGTCTTTGCCACCCGGGAACCGGAGAAGTACGGTCTGGCCGACACGAGTGACCTCATCGCCTTCGGCGCCTCGCCGCGTGCCAGCATCTATCTGAACCTGGCGGCCAAGGCGCACGCCTTTATGAAGGGGCGCGGTTATATCACGCCCGAGGATATCAAGGCCATCGGGGCCGACGTGCTCCGCCACCGTATCCTGCTCACGTACGAGGCTGAAGCGGAAGAAGTGACCAGTGACGATATCGTAAAGCGCGTCTTTGACACGGTCGAGGTCCCGTAAAGAAGATAGAGAATGATCCCCAAAGAGATTCTCAAGAAGGTCAGACGGATAGAGATCCGCACCCGCCGCCTGGTCAACGACTTGTTCTCGGGCGAGTACCATTCCACCTTCAAAGGACAGGGGATGGAGTTCGAGGAAGTACGGCAGTACGAACCGGGCGATGATATCCGGCTCATCGATTGGAACGTCACGGCCCGCACCGGCTACCCGTACATCAAGAAATACCGCGAGGAGCGGGAGCTCTCGGTGGTCCTGCTGGTGGACGCCTCGTCCTCCGGCCGGTTCGGGACCCGCACCCGGTTTAAGAGCGAGGTGGCCGCCGAACTGTGCGCGCTGCTTGCGTTTTCGGCCATCAAGAACAACGACAAGGTGGGGCTGATTATTTTCACCGACCGGATCGAGAAGTTCGTCCCGCCGAAAAAGGGCCGTGGCCACGTGCTGCGCCTCATTCGAGAAGTCCTCTATTTCCAGCCGGAAGGCGTTGGCACGGACGTTGTTGGCGCCATCGAGTACTTCAGTCGGGTTATCAGGCGCCGCTCGGTTGTCTTCCTGGTGTCGGATTTTCTTTCTGAGGGGTACCGGCGTCCGCTGCAGATCGCCAACAAGAAGCATGACATCATTGCTATCAGGATTTCCGACCCGCGTGAGTCGGCCTTTGATAATGTCGGCCTGATCGAACTGGAGGATATTGAGACGGGCGAGGTGGTGCTGGTTGACACGGCCTCGCGGCGGTTCCGGCGGGAATTTGCCGCCCGCGCCGGGGAGGATGATCGTAACCTGTCCAGAGAACTCCGGCTAATCAACCTGGATTTCATCAGCATTCGGACCGATCAACCGTACATTAACCCGCTGATCAATTTTTTCAGGATGAGGGAGAAAAGACGGTAATGGCTACGGTGGTGCGACACACCTTCGCGGCGCGCCTGGCGGTTTTGGCTTTTCCGTTGGTCGTGGCCGCGTTGCTGGTGGCCTGTCAATCCGAAAGCGCACCGGATGAGGCTGAGATGACGCTGCGCAAGCAGTTGGCCGGGGAACTGCGCGACAACAAGCTGTTCGAAGCAGCCATCGAGGAATATCGCGCCATCCTGCAATTCAAGGGAGTCCCCCCACGGCAGATGGCGAATATAAACTACCTGATCGCTCGCATCTATTTCGAAGACCTCAAGGACTACCCAAAGGCTGCCTCCTACTATATGCGGGCGCGCGCCCTGGATCCCGAGGGTTCGTTCATGGCCGAGGCGTCGCAGAACCTGGTCGCGTCGCTGCAGAAGATGGGTAACGTGGTCGACGCCAGGCGGGAACTGGCCGCGGCCGCCGACGTTGACGGTCAGCCCAGGTCGCCGGACGACGTGCCGGTGGCCCGCATCGGCGAAGAGCCGGTGTGGCGCTCGGAGGTTGAACGGGCCATACAGACCCTGCCCCCGGAACTGCAGGAACGGATACTGACGCCTGAAGCAAAAGTGGAGTTTGTTCGCCAGTACGTGGGTGTCGAACTGCTGTACCGGGCCGCCGCCCGTGAGAATTACCTGAGCCATCCCGAAATCGTCCGGCAGCAGGAACAGGTGGTCAGGAAGCTCGTGGTCGACAAGTACCTCGTCGATAAGGTGATCCCGCAGATCAGCATCGACACGCTCGACGTTCGTAACTACTACCTGGCCCATCAGGGCGACCGGTACGACGACAAACCCTACGATTCCGTCCGGGCGCAGGTGTTCCTGGACTATCAGCAGGAAAAGGCGGAGACCGCCTACAGCGAGTACATAAACCGTCTGGCCGAAGGGGAACGGGTTGAGTTCCTCGACTACAACTGGTGAGGCGTAAGGTGAGTGTGATCGATATCAGGAAGTCGCACCGTCGGATGACGGCCGCCCTTGTCGGCCTCGTCGTTTGCCTGGTCGGCGTCGTGCAGGGGGAAGAACCGGCCGACACGGTAGGCTCCATGCCGGGCATCGAGGTCGCAACCTCGGTGGACGTCGCGGAGATCTACATCGGTGACCTCATTACCTATACGATTTCGATCACGTACGACTCCACGTACGAGCTGATCCCGCCGCCGCTGGGGGCCAACCTGGGCGCCTTCGACGTTAAGGATTACGAGCCGGATGTCACGACAAAACTTTCCGACGGGCGAAACCGGAGCGTGACGGTCTTCCGTCTGACGACGTTCACGACCGGCGACTACGTCATTCCGCCGATGCCGCTCTTGTTCACGCTGCCGGACAGCAGCAGAAAAGTGATTTTGGCCGAGCCGGTACCGATCACGGTAAAGTCGCTGCTCGCCGAGGCCGTTGATTCGCTCGATATTCGACCGTTGAAGGCCCAGTACGAGTTTCAGCGCGGGCTCAACCGGCTATACGTGGTGCTCGGCCTCGCTCTGCTCGTGCTCGTGGCCGGCGGTGTGCTCTGGCTGGTCGCTCGCAAGCGCAAGGAGCGACGGGCGCCGGTCGATCTTCGCCCTCCCTGGGAAATCGCCCTGGAGAAGATGGCCCTGCTGCAGGAGAGAAACCTTCCCGGATCGAGTGCGTTCAAGAGCTACTACTACGAGTTGACCGAGATTGCCCGGGAGTACCTTGGTCGGATGTACCGGACGTATGTGCTGGAGATGACCACCGAGGAGTTCCTCGAGTATTTCCGGGACGTTGCCACTCCGGACGGACTCCGGAACGGCATGATTAATTTTCTCGGACATGCCGACCTGGTCAAATTCGCGAAATTCGTTCCCGAGAAGCTCCGCGCCGAATCCGACTTCCAGTTTGTGCATGATATGATCGATGAAGTGCGCGAAGATTACGAACGGCGACAGCCGGAGGAGATGGCCCTCGGCGGCTCCTCGACCGGCCGCGTCGCCGTGACGGGTGGGGAATCCTGATGAGTACGCTCGAGTTCTACGGCCTGGGCGTGAACCTTTTCGACGTCTTCGACACCACGGTGCCGCCCACGGTGATTTTCCTGCTCGGTGCCCTGCTGATGATGGGCATGGCTTTCTACTATTTCCGTCGAAAGCGCGTCCGGTCGGCGACGGTGAAGTACTCGGACGTCAGGATCGTCAGCCGGGCGGCCCGCTCCGGGCGTAAGAAGTACCGCGTGGCGGTAGTGGTTCTTCGTCTGGCCGCTGTCGCCTTGTTCGTTGTGGCTTTCGCAAGGCCGCGGTCCGGCACCGAGGTCCGCGAGGTCACGTCCGAAGGCGTGGACATCATGATTGCCCTGGACGTGTCCTCCTCGATGCAGGCCGAGGATTTCAAACCGCACAACCGCCTGTATGTGTCCAAGGAAGAGATCAAGAAGTTCATCAACAAGCGGGTCAACGACCGCATCGGCCTGGTCGTGTTCGCGCGCCACTCCTTCACCCAGTGTCCCCTCACCGTTGACTACGGCGTGCTGCTCGGGTTTATCGACCAGGTGGATTTCGGTTTGATCGACGACGGCACGGCCATCGGCATGGCTGTAGCCAACGGTGTCAACCGGCTGCGCGAATCTGACGCCAAGTCCAAAGTTATGATCCTGCTGACCGACGGCGACAACAACGCCGGTGAGATTGACCCCCTGACCGCAGCCAACCTGGCCGCCGCGTTTGACATCAAGATATACACGATCGGTGCCGGTAAGCAGGGCAACGTCATGTTCCCCTACAATGATCCGATCTTCGGC
Coding sequences within:
- a CDS encoding UbiA family prenyltransferase; its protein translation is MQKLLDVFRLMRLANCLLAMVGVAIGARMAWLTPAYYGPFVAALAAFFVCAGGNVVNDIVDVDVDRVNHPDRVLVRGRLSVSFALWMSVVLNVLALICAIAVNWVVTFAVAGGIGLLVVYNLRLKKIMLVGNLVVALLAGLTFMTGGWAADAVLTMALPGPLIPAVYALCFHLVREILKDVQDIEGDRRAGYTSLPIRIGTSPSLMIALLVFAVLLVLTLIPVWMRWFGRTYEIIAVYVTGLPLLALLIFVWGSPRPSMLRVGSAALKVGMVLGLVALAAA
- a CDS encoding BatD family protein, which encodes MLYRLLCALLLVLPVPAAMSAGISISQSIDKTETAFEDVVHLEIRLSWPGPQSAYLFDQPLNPVFDGFKVTEFSSSVSSTGSGENEITAKTLRFTLAPRSSGMASIQPLTVSYVSWPDSIPGELVTEAMVVTIAERRPTARSESGDFFTLPRVLGGLGVMIVAALVVAVVVRRRKPPVIVKSAREVFLENLSRLRAECGNDLKKLQTGVYKHLTDYLAGEYQLDLANRTADEVAAALEDTNVSQAHREKIVGWLTRAEKEKYSPVTGAPGETVRLEAELREFFEKM
- a CDS encoding MoxR family ATPase, which gives rise to MSIDIQEIQAKVEKESFFVERLTAQIGAVIVGQRYLVERLLIGILADGHILIEGVPGLAKTLSVKTLSDAIQAKFQRLQFTPDLLPADLIGTMIYNPQKAEFFVKKGPIFANIILADEINRAPAKVQSALLEAMQERQVTIGETTFKLDQPFLVMATQNPIEQEGTYPLPEAQVDRFMLKLKITYPNPGEEREIMDRNTGLGTVAVDKVVKPEDIMKAREVVRSIYVDEKVKDYIVNLVFATREPEKYGLADTSDLIAFGASPRASIYLNLAAKAHAFMKGRGYITPEDIKAIGADVLRHRILLTYEAEAEEVTSDDIVKRVFDTVEVP
- a CDS encoding DUF58 domain-containing protein, translated to MIPKEILKKVRRIEIRTRRLVNDLFSGEYHSTFKGQGMEFEEVRQYEPGDDIRLIDWNVTARTGYPYIKKYREERELSVVLLVDASSSGRFGTRTRFKSEVAAELCALLAFSAIKNNDKVGLIIFTDRIEKFVPPKKGRGHVLRLIREVLYFQPEGVGTDVVGAIEYFSRVIRRRSVVFLVSDFLSEGYRRPLQIANKKHDIIAIRISDPRESAFDNVGLIELEDIETGEVVLVDTASRRFRREFAARAGEDDRNLSRELRLINLDFISIRTDQPYINPLINFFRMREKRR
- a CDS encoding VWA domain-containing protein, with the protein product MSTLEFYGLGVNLFDVFDTTVPPTVIFLLGALLMMGMAFYYFRRKRVRSATVKYSDVRIVSRAARSGRKKYRVAVVVLRLAAVALFVVAFARPRSGTEVREVTSEGVDIMIALDVSSSMQAEDFKPHNRLYVSKEEIKKFINKRVNDRIGLVVFARHSFTQCPLTVDYGVLLGFIDQVDFGLIDDGTAIGMAVANGVNRLRESDAKSKVMILLTDGDNNAGEIDPLTAANLAAAFDIKIYTIGAGKQGNVMFPYNDPIFGKRYVYQPTNINEESLKEIAARTDGKYFRARSGEELEEIYSIIDNMEKTEIKVAAHVQYRELFHYFAYAGLALLILELVLANTYFRKLP